One segment of Bacteroidia bacterium DNA contains the following:
- a CDS encoding tetratricopeptide repeat protein, translating into MNKYIVLLFSILLFSSFTYSQNQKKIDSLLVNLKTQKEDTLKVNCLGSLCVSLCSSDPEKAISFGKQGLELSKKLNYEHGIAEINQNIGLVYTQLGDYVNSLKNLQLALETSVKLKDLNIESKCLTSIGTVHYYQKNFEKALYYYIKSLKVEEKIGDKLGVAVCLINIGNVHKMKSEYNEAMSNYKNALKLFIELDSKLNIAGCYNNIARMYEKQKDINSAIKNYQSAYEVNIEIGNKKGQAMVLANIANLNNIRGYYKNAVENATEALTISQAINDKYLECGICDIISESYDSLKDYKKALKYNNIYIVLNDSLFNAEKNEQLTEMETRYQTEKKQLEIEKLGKEKELQSSEMKKQRVIIIFVVVGLIVFLVFSFVLFRLFLQKKRANILLGKQNKEIQQQKEEISTQRDEIEAQRDEIEAQRDLVINQKEKIEEIHKEVTDSINYAKRIQEALLPVSNISRSVLGDHFIFFKPRNIVSGDFYWTIKINNLLIVAVADCTGHGVPGAFMSMLGISFLNEIVQKQEINKANQILNQLRLEIINALQQKGVQGEQKDGMDISLLVVNVDSNEAQWAGANNPLYIISSLILNESEEHLYCEVKSNSNKIDSSATPLNDNYRMIELKGDKMPIAIYPQMNDFTNHEFKLNKGDSVYLFTDGYADQFGGSKGRKFMYKHFKELLLNNNNKSMLEQCLILETVLTEWKGKNEQIDDITVLGMRIS; encoded by the coding sequence ATGAATAAATATATTGTTTTATTGTTTAGTATTTTGTTATTCTCTTCTTTTACTTATAGCCAGAATCAGAAAAAAATAGATAGCTTATTAGTTAATCTGAAAACTCAAAAAGAAGATACTTTAAAAGTTAATTGTCTTGGTAGTTTATGTGTTTCGCTATGTTCTTCTGATCCTGAGAAGGCAATAAGTTTTGGTAAACAAGGATTAGAACTTTCAAAGAAGTTAAACTACGAACATGGAATAGCTGAAATTAATCAAAATATCGGGCTCGTTTATACTCAATTGGGCGATTATGTTAATTCACTAAAGAATTTGCAACTTGCTTTAGAAACATCAGTTAAATTAAAAGATTTAAATATTGAATCGAAGTGTCTTACTAGTATTGGTACTGTACATTATTATCAGAAAAATTTCGAAAAAGCTTTATATTATTATATTAAATCGTTGAAGGTAGAAGAGAAAATAGGTGATAAATTAGGTGTTGCTGTTTGTTTGATAAATATTGGGAATGTACATAAAATGAAGTCAGAATATAATGAGGCAATGTCTAATTACAAAAACGCATTAAAATTATTTATTGAACTTGACAGTAAACTTAATATAGCAGGGTGTTATAATAATATAGCACGAATGTATGAGAAGCAAAAAGATATAAACTCTGCCATTAAGAATTATCAAAGTGCATATGAGGTTAATATTGAGATTGGTAATAAAAAGGGCCAGGCGATGGTTCTGGCAAATATTGCAAATCTGAATAATATTAGAGGTTATTATAAGAATGCTGTGGAGAATGCTACTGAAGCACTAACAATTTCACAGGCAATTAATGATAAATATCTGGAATGTGGAATTTGCGATATTATTTCAGAATCTTATGATAGTTTAAAGGATTATAAAAAAGCACTAAAATATAATAATATATATATTGTATTAAATGATAGCTTGTTTAATGCTGAAAAAAATGAGCAGCTGACTGAAATGGAAACACGTTATCAGACTGAAAAGAAACAGTTAGAGATAGAAAAACTTGGAAAAGAGAAAGAACTTCAAAGTTCCGAAATGAAAAAACAACGTGTAATAATTATTTTTGTCGTTGTAGGATTAATCGTTTTTTTAGTGTTCTCTTTTGTGTTATTCCGGTTGTTTTTGCAAAAAAAGAGAGCAAATATCTTGTTAGGAAAACAAAATAAAGAAATTCAGCAACAAAAAGAAGAAATTTCAACTCAGCGCGACGAAATTGAAGCTCAGCGTGATGAAATTGAGGCTCAACGAGACCTTGTTATAAATCAAAAGGAGAAGATTGAGGAAATACACAAAGAGGTTACAGATAGTATAAATTATGCAAAACGTATTCAGGAAGCATTATTGCCGGTTAGTAATATATCTAGATCTGTATTAGGTGATCATTTCATATTTTTTAAACCAAGAAATATTGTTTCGGGTGATTTTTACTGGACAATAAAAATTAATAATCTGCTAATTGTTGCTGTAGCAGATTGCACAGGTCACGGTGTTCCCGGAGCATTTATGAGTATGCTTGGAATAAGTTTTTTGAATGAAATAGTACAAAAGCAGGAAATAAATAAAGCCAACCAGATATTAAACCAGCTTAGACTTGAAATTATTAATGCTCTTCAGCAAAAGGGTGTGCAGGGTGAGCAAAAGGATGGGATGGATATTTCTTTACTAGTTGTTAATGTAGATTCAAATGAAGCTCAATGGGCAGGTGCAAATAATCCTTTATACATTATTTCTTCTCTCATTCTGAACGAAAGTGAAGAACATCTTTATTGCGAAGTAAAATCTAATTCTAATAAAATAGATTCTTCGGCTACGCCTCTGAATGACAATTATAGAATGATTGAACTTAAAGGTGACAAGATGCCTATAGCAATTTATCCACAGATGAATGATTTTACAAATCATGAATTTAAATTAAATAAAGGAGATTCGGTATATTTGTTTACAGATGGTTACGCCGACCAGTTTGGAGGTTCGAAAGGCAGGAAATTTATGTATAAACATTTTAAAGAATTACTTCTAAATAATAACAATAAGTCAATGCTAGAACAGTGTTTAATTCTTGAAACAGTTTTAACTGAATGGAAAGGAAAGAATGAGCAAATTGATGATATTACTGTTTTAGGAATGAGAATAAGTTAA